The Salvia miltiorrhiza cultivar Shanhuang (shh) chromosome 1, IMPLAD_Smil_shh, whole genome shotgun sequence genome has a window encoding:
- the LOC131006583 gene encoding uncharacterized protein LOC131006583: MSKTVFGEGGDPGSNDRMNRDVEPSKKTKSKRARVSSDGRSTDIPVPVVAPVTEDERCEAAIAANESVEVEDVTEPNDGNKDDGGGDGFLVLHTRTTPSSFSSTMSKLNQNQKNAVIEMGFGHLLELNVRALPTKMAYWLLENFDHETGNLVIDDNVQIKVTEDDVYRVFGFPRGTEKINRFVYSACNALSLRWVQKFNVYNREHIKIKVVLAKMLADTDGGVWFRRHFIVALQFSLIESYPNGMVHPFVMRCLEDLGKIQNWNWGEYVVQSLLHHKESWIDNEKHIFCGPVLFLVLLYVDGMEIDGFDKGRSYPILVNWNGTDLRKRQKIEVDSKIFGSGSLRGPIPLPQAEIIGSSNLCVSPSVAVVESSESSLQSRMLKISREISEKAKILKAMLEEASNEERASLLFRECVLRCANISGVPLALNYDGSSDIVRRTGEGTRSTDCGQVHEKGSPLGEDTAVDDVDSEDTMSAELDTELTAREDNDDEFTSDEETDEVLKVFN; this comes from the exons ATGTCGAAAACGGTGTTTGGTGAAGGAG GTGATCCTGGTTCAAACGACCGTATGAACCGTG ATGTTGAGCCTTCAAAAAAGACTAAATCAAAACGAGCTAGGGTGTCATCTGATGGACGTTCTACAGATATACCAG TTCCAGTTGTTGCTCCCGTCACAGAGGATGAAAGGTGTGAAGCAG CCATTGCAGCAAATGAATCTGTTGAGGTTGAAGATGTAACAGAACCAAATGACGGAAACAAGGATGATGGTGGGGGTGACGGTTTTTTGGTGCTGCATACAAGAACTACACCATCGTCTTTCAGTTCCACGATGTCTAAGCTAAACCAGAATCAGAAAAATGCTGTTATTGAAATGGGATTCGGACATTTGCTTGAACTTAATGTTAGAGCTTTGCCAACCAAGATGGCCTACTGGTTGTTGGAGAATTTTGATCATGAGACAGGTAATTTGGTGATCGATGATAATGTTCAGATTAAGGTGACTGAAGACGACGTATATAGAGTATTTGGATTTCCAAGGGGTACAGAAAAGATTAATAGATTCGTATATTCAGCTTGCAATGCTTTGAGTCTGCGTTGGGTACAGAAGTTCAACGTTTACAATCGTGAACATATAAAAATCAAGGTTGTTTTAGCTAAGATGTTAGCTGATACTGATGGTGGTGTGTGGTTCAGAAGGCATTTCATTGTTGCACTTCAGTTCAGTCTGATAGAAAGCTATCCGAATGGGATGGTTCATCCATTCGTGATGAGATGTCTAGAAGATTTGGGTAAGATCCAAAATTGGAACTGGGGTGAATATGTCGTTCAGAGTTTATTGCATCACAAAGAAAGTTGGATAGACAATGAAAAGCATATCTTCTGTGGTCCAGTGCTCTTCTTGGTT CTTCTTTATGTTGATGGAATGGAGATTGATGGTTTCGACAAAGGGCGTTCATACCCCATATTGGTGAACTGGAACGGAACTGATCTAAGGAAGCGGCAGAAGATTGAAGTTGACAGTAAAATTTTTGGGTCTGGATCACTACGTGGCCCAATACCACTACCACAGGCAGAAATAATAGGTTCTTCAAATTTATGCGTTAGTCCATCTGTGGCTGTTGTTGAGTCATCCGAAAGTTCACTGCAATCGAGGATGCTTAAGATATCGCGTGAAATATCTGAAAAGGCGAAGATCCTTAAAGCCATGTTGGAAGAGGCATCGAATGAAGAGCGTGCGTCACTTTTGTTCAGAGAATGCGTTTTGAGGTGCGCAAATATATCAGGTGTTCCACTTGCTCTGAACTATGATGGTTCATCTGACATTGTTCGGCGCACGGGTGAAGGAACAAGATCTACAGACTGTGGACAAGTGCATGAAAAG GGATCGCCATTAGGCGAAGATACTGCTGTAGATGATGTTGACTCAGAG GATACGATGAGCGCTGAGTTGGATACTGAACTTACTGCCCGAGAAGATAATGATGATGAATTTACGAGTGACGAAGAAACTGATGAGGTACTTAAAGTATTCAATTAA
- the LOC131006589 gene encoding protein FAR1-RELATED SEQUENCE 5-like, with amino-acid sequence MIFSTLHEAVEFYKDYAKLCGFDTRMSTNRKNKDDIITRQYVVCKREGVWKKAKEPRVRFSDKGTKKRKTTSCKVDCKAKVIIKIVLGNCYKFAEFWEGHTHSMVPLSTRDLMQSNRNVDEFQQRFIISGIKANIGPMRSFRMFREIMGSYDRVGCTSNDFKNFARDLKVHSKGSDAHMLLESFTNKQELGNGFKFFHDVDEENKLCRIIWADQTSIKNFSLFGEAVSFDATYNTNRYKLIFTPFTGKDNHGKCVSFGAALISHKDTESYSWVLERFVQIMGHAPKIIITDQDPALKRAVASCWKETRHRFCMWHINIKVAEKVPPRLREDTNFKSTYASIVWTDHDDVSLFEEKWKNMIEEFDLSSIKWFNDIFEDRSFWIATYFREIPMSGLFRTTSASESENSYFKSGLDVQRYNYKLATHDDETRSPGMVTNLPIETNASVVYTNAVFKQVQDEIDHASKACGIHKIYSEGNNTIYEVDDNVDGVFLVRNMKDRMKCLAPAICSPGEDCRPPNSGQHISNWDFCIFKAVSESISHVSGNEELYEQLYNDIIEVRDKFSKIGATITPACSKTRLFNEFYGAAPTESPSVLPPDIAKTKGSGAGGRRKSEKEKAMILANKPKRLCRKCKTIGHHDSRNCPTKDINS; translated from the exons ATGATATTTAGTACATTGCATGAAGCTGTTGAGTTTTACAAGGATTATGCCAAACTTTGTGGATTTGACACCCGAATGAGCACAAACAGGAAAAATAAAGATGATATAATTACCAGGCAATATGTGGTTTGTAAGAGAGAAGGAGTATGGAAAAAGGCAAAAGAACCTCGAGTGCGTTTCAGTGATAAGGGCACAAAGAAACGCAAGACAACATCTTGCAAGGTTGATTGTAAAGCTAAAGTTATAATTAAGATTGTGTTGGGAAACTGCTACAAGTTTGCTGAATTTTGGGAGGGTCATACACATTCCATGGTTCCACTATCAACCAGAGACCTTATGCAAAGTAATAGGAATGTGGATGAATTTCAACAAAGATTCATAATATCTGGAATAAAGGCGAACATTGGTCCCATGCGTTCATTCCGTATGTTCAGAGAGATAATGGGCAGTTACGATCGAGTTGGATGCACAAGTAATGATTTCAAGAATTTTGCTAGGGATTTGAAAGTGCATTCCAAAGGATCCGATGCACATATGTTATTGGAATCATTTACGAATAAGCAGGAACTTGGAAACGGTTTTAAGTTCTTCCACGACGTAGATGAAGAGAATAAATTGTGTCGGATAATTTGGGCTGATCAGACATCAATAAAGAATTTTAGCTTGTTTGGAGAGGCTGTGTCTTTTGATGCCACTTATAATACTAACAG GTACAAGTTGATTTTTACTCCCTTCACTGGTAAGGACAACCATGGAAAATGCGTATCATTTGGTGCTGCATTAATATCACATAAGGACACAGAATCATATTCCTGGGTTTTGGAGCGGTTTGTTCAAATAATGGGCCATGCACCAAAGATCATAATCACGGACCAAGATCCAGCACTCAAAAGAGCCGTTGCATCTTGTTGGAAAGAAACTCGCCACAGGTTTTGCATGTGGCACATAAATATTAAAGTTGCTGAGAAAGTGCCACCAAGATTGAGAGAAGATACCAATTTCAAGTCTACTTATGCTAGTATTGTTTGGACAGATCATGATGATGTCTCGCTTTTTGAGGAGAAATGGAAAAATATGATTGAGGAGTTTGATCTCTCGTCGATTAAATGGTTCAATGACATTTTCGAAGACAGATCTTTCTGGATCGCAACATATTTTAGAGAAATACCTATGAGCGGCTTATTCCGTACAACTTCTGCATCTGAAAGCGAGAACAGTTACTTTAAAAG TGGTCTAGATGTACAGAGGTATAACTACAAACTAGCAACTCATGATGATGAGACACGTTCACCCGGTATGGTGACAAACTTACCCATCGAAACGAATGCATCTGTTGTCTACACTAATGCTGTTTTCAAACAAGTACAGGATGAAATAGACCATGCAAGCAAGGCTTGTGGAATACACAAGATATACTCTGAAGGCAACAACACAATCTATGAAGTTGACGACAATGTAGATGGTGTCTTCTTGGTTCGCAATATGAAAGATAGGATGAAGTGTCTTGCACCTGCCATTTGTTCACCAGGAGAGGATTGCCGT CCACCTAACTCAGGTCAGCATATATCAAATTGGGATTTTTGTATCTTTAAGGCTGTTAGCGAGTCAATATCTCATGTGAGTGGCAATGAAGAGCTATATGAGCAACTGTACAATGATATCATTGAAGTTCGAGATAAGTTTTCCAAAATTGGAGCAACTATCACACCTGCTTGCTCAAAGACCAGGTTGTTCAATGAATTCTATGGAGCTGCTCCTACTGAGTCACCAAGTGTACTTCCTCCTGACATAGCCAAAACAAAAGGAAGTGGTGCAGGTGGTCGGAGAAAATCGGAAAAAGAGAAGGCGATGATTCTCGCAAATAAACCTAAGCGTCTTTGCAGGAAATGCAAAACCATTGGTCATCATGATTCTAGGAACTGTCCAACAAAGGATATCAATTCTTGA
- the LOC131020625 gene encoding proteasome subunit alpha type-4-like, whose translation MSRRYDSRTTIFSPEGRLYQVEYAMEAIGNAGSAIGILAKDGVVLVGEKKVISKLLETSTSVEKMYKIDDHVACAVAGIMSDANILINTARLQAQRYTFAYQEPMPLEQLVQSLCDTKQGYTQYGGLRPFGVSFLFAGWDKNYGFQLYMSDPSGNFSGWKAAAIGANNQAAQSILKQDYKDDITREEAVHLAIKVLSKTMDSTSLNSEKLELAEIFLSAGKVKFQMCPSDKVDKMLVKSGLTQPSADA comes from the coding sequence ATGTCTCGAAGATATGATAGCCGTACAACAATCTTTTCCCCGGAAGGGCGCCTCTACCAAGTTGAGTACGCGATGGAAGCTATTGGAAATGCAGGGAGTGCTATTGGGATTCTGGCTAAAGATGGAGTTGTGTTAGTCGGTGAAAAGAAGGTCATATCCAAACTACTTGAGACCTCCACATCAGTCGAGAAGATGTACAAGATTGATGACCATGTGGCGTGTGCTGTGGCTGGGATCATGTCCGATGCCAATATCCTGATCAACACAGCGAGGCTCCAGGCGCAGCGCTACACGTTTGCCTACCAAGAGCCAATGCCACTCGAGCAACTTGTTCAGTCTCTATGCGATACCAAGCAGGGCTACACACAGTATGGTGGCCTCCGCCCCTTTGGTGTTTCATTTCTGTTTGCAGGGTGGGACAAGAATTACGGGTTTCAGCTTTACATGAGCGACCCGAGTGGGAACTTTAGCGGCTGGAAGGCTGCAGCAATCGGGGCAAACAACCAAGCTGCACAGTCTATACTCAAACAGGATTACAAAGAcgacatcaccagagaagagGCCGTTCACCTTGCTATAAAGGTGCTCAGCAAGACCATGGACAGCACGAGTCTCAACTCGGAGAAGCTTGAATTGGCCGAGATATTCCTGTCTGCTGGGAAGGTGAAGTTCCAGATGTGCCCTTCTGATAAGGTTGACAAGATGTTGGTGAAGTCGGGGTTAACGCAACCTTCTGCAGACGCATAG